In the genome of Mytilus edulis chromosome 3, xbMytEdul2.2, whole genome shotgun sequence, one region contains:
- the LOC139514687 gene encoding cytospin-A-like: protein MALPRVQSNDSICDGGEPRRKGSDNLLDTADDLVDRLDGLADILAEIEDTFQKDDEDDNDSKRPNIFRRLKDGLDSARSLIACLKREKWRVNRRKMSVDMRMGELDDYKMHLKQDMTSLNTTVDDLALRLIQSENDNCDAQEALEELEIAKAEVEDELVDANKRIKKLNEDKDDLVTEIQSLRRLRSDSAVRRENAELRSEIEVLHEERHHLKAIIRDMEDYKTENNSQDGGSDILTVTDVNLNALKLKTKSKDVNSNPKNRKKVDGSIHFV, encoded by the exons ATGGCACTTCCTCGTGTACAAAGCAATGACAGTATTTGTGACGGTGGGGAACCCCGTAGGAAGGGTAGTGACAACCTACTGGACACAGCAGATGACCTTGTCGATAGACTAGATGGACTAGCTGACATCTTAGCAGAAATTGAAGATACTTTCCAAAAG GATGACGAAGATGATAATGATTCAAAAAGGCCAAATATTTTCAGACGTCTGAAAGATGGATTAGATTCGGCAAGATCATTAATTGCTTGCCTTAAACGTGAAAAATGGAGAGTCAATCGCCGAAAGATGAGTGTCGACATGAGAATGGGAGAGTTAGATGACTATAAAATGCACCTCAAACAGGACATG ACATCTTTGAACACGACAGTGGATGATTTAGCACTACGTTTGATCCAATCAGAGAATGACAACTGTGATGCACAAGAAGCTCTAGAAGAATTGGAAATAGCCAAAGCAGAAGTTGAAGACGAGTTGGTGGATGCAAACAAAcgaataaaaa aACTTAACGAAGATAAAGATGATCTGGTCACAGAAATTCAGTCTTTGAGGAGGTTACGAAGTGATTCTGCAGTAAGGAGAGAAAATGCAGAATTGCGCTCAGAAATAGAAGTGTTACACGAAGAAAGACACCACCTAAAAGCCATTATCAGGGACATGGAAGattacaaaacagaaaataacaGTCAAGACGGCGGCTCGGACATATTAACAGTAACGGACGTCAATCTGAATGCTCTTAAACTTAAAACGAAATCAAAGGATGTAAATTCTAATCCTAAAAATAGGAAGAAAGTTGACGGGAGTATACATTTTGTTTGA
- the LOC139514691 gene encoding dynein regulatory complex protein 8-like yields the protein MGDAEQKENADSLIADIQKRITDAFEIFDNESNQTVDVREISTIIRSLGCVPSEAELQDILAEIEEEEPTGYIRFEKFLPMMTKTLMERKYKPQPEDMILKAFHVLDQEGKGFLLAEELTKYMMEEGEPFTQEEMDEMLSAAVDPDKGTVLYKDYASQMTIDEL from the exons ATTCTTTAATAGCTGATATACAGAAAAGAATAACAGATgcatttgaaatttttgacaatgAAAGCAATCAGACAGTTGATGTCAG agaaATAAGTACCATCATTAGATCACTAGGTTGTGTTCCTAGTGAAGCAGAATTACAAGACATTTTGGCAGAG ATAGAAGAGGAGGAACCTACAGGATATATCCGATTTGAAAAGTTTTTACCCATGATGACAAAAACATTGATGGAAAGAAA ATATAAACCACAACCTGAAGATATGATATTAAAAGCATTCCACGTATTAGATCAGGAGGGAAAAGGCTTTCTGTTGGCAGAGGAACTTACAAAATATATGATGGAAGAAG GTGAACCCTTCACACAAGAAGAAATGGACGAGATGTTATCAGCGGCTGTTGATCCAGATAAAGGGACAGTACTCTATAAAGACTATGCTTCTCAAATGACTATTGATGAACtgtga